Proteins encoded together in one Miscanthus floridulus cultivar M001 chromosome 16, ASM1932011v1, whole genome shotgun sequence window:
- the LOC136513842 gene encoding putative disease resistance RPP13-like protein 3 has protein sequence MELVAGAMGSLLPKLGELLKGEYGLQKGMKKKIESLSRELTVVHAVLRKIGDVPPDQLDELVRLWASEVREASYDMEDIVDTFLVRVEDPNEATEPHMLRRLRKKVGRLFKKSKARRKISSLIDDINEKLEEVATRRGRYTLDIIVASPVAANTIDPRILNLYKRATELVGIEGPRDELINMLSLGDGDVDLSSTTKMKILSVVGSGGLGKTTLAKAVYDHLKPRFECRAFVPVGQNPDIKKVFGDVLIALDEQTYTHPKLMGLDENQLMGKLNEFVKEKRCLIVIDDIWDKKTWKLVRCALQESNCGSRLVITTRISEVAANADEAYKIQPLSHDNSKKLLYARIVDGEGKYFDSLSAETCERILKKCGGVPLAIITIASLLASKPGEDWSEVYNSIGFGHKGNDDVDNTRRILSFSYYDLPSHLKACLLYLSVFPEDSIIEKNSLIWMWIAEGFISDEQAADAGVRSLFELGERYFNELINRNMIQAQETQYEGYVDACSVHDMVLDLIHQLSSEVNFVTVLNGCERQKLQRNISRRLALQCVQEHSFSQLANVAVEKVRSIFAGECDFGALCSRLPSLRVVEMVECSVYQGCNKDVLDHLGSLLHLRYLRVGSILITELPREVRYLRFLQTLDLRNSWIEELPEEVGLLTQLVCLRCSNRTRVPAGLIGKLTSLKELCVWCEKDDTMQFVNELGLLRELRVLQANIRGRISESIGSALLDSLSHLHNIQELEIWGTCTGKDWHWQSVNAGSISCRHLRFLRLHCFVFSRLPVWINSSLAPNLCYLDLLVVAVEDQDMETLAKLPELSCLILHLTGTKLVSIKLRAEGVGYFRRLRFLKTLGSFIRFDVRGSECNSSRVPSNNTIMPGLEFLEFGVHVRSLKDEKLQLGFDKMLGFQNLGTSSLQRVKAEVNCEGARTWDVVEAEAALEHAAAVHPKHPTLLTNRVDPQCRNSRYQAACMEISKAPELVTKAWKLVDIVGSGQIQILRMPDPTTSSSKVMRLLYTDNGLVLLAHSSNAVHKLWKWKHRDKNPRGKSSKFVPPVLWQPVRGIPMTNDTIDGNDPKEATACTALSKNDSYLITASGGKVSLLNIMTFKVMTTFMEPPPAATFLAFYPLDNNIIAIGREDSSIQIYNVRIDEVKIVLTGHHKKITGLAFSQSMEVLVSSGADAQLCVWSIDGWEKKKSRYIKHPSNGSGALVGDTVVQFHYDGTHLLVVHESQLAIYDWQLECLCSWFPRDAPPSPISSAVYSLGCLLVYAGFRDGAIGIFDAESLTLKCRIAPSAYIPSSISRDGETVYPTVVATHPWKPNQIAVGMSDGAVLVLEPLDTDDVQVGSDVT, from the exons ATGGAGCTGGTGGCGGGGGCGATGGGGAGCCTGCTCCCCAAGCTGGGCGAGCTGCTCAAGGGGGAGTACGGCCTGCAAAAGGGCATGAAGAAGAAGATCGAGTCTCTCTCACGGGAGCTCACGGTGGTGCACGCCGTCCTCCGCAAGATCGGCGATGTTCCACCGGACCAGCTCGACGAGCTGGTCAGGCTCTGGGCGAGTGAAGTCAGGGAGGCATCCTACGATATGGAAGACATCGTCGACACATTCCTGGTGCGCGTTGAAGACCCTAATGAGGCTACTGAGCCACACATGCTCCGGCGCCTCCGGAAAAAGGTGGGCAGGCTGTTCAAGAAGAGCAAGGCTCGCCGCAAGATCTCTAGCCTAATAGATGACATCAACGAGAAGCTTGAGGAGGTGGCAACAAGGCGAGGCAGGTACACACTTGACATCATTGTCGCGAGCCCTGTAGCTGCAAACACCATCGACCCTCGCATCCTGAATCTATACAAAAGGGCGACCGAGCTTGTTGGCATTGAGGGACCAAGGGACGAGCTCATAAATATGCTGTCCCTAGGGGATGGAGACGTGGATTTGTCTAGTACTACAAAGATGAAGATCCTCTCTGTCGTTGGATCTGGAGGGCTAGGCAAGACCACTCTTGCCAAAGCTGTCTATGACCACCTCAAACCGCGCTTCGAGTGCCGGGCTTTTGTTCCAGTGGGTCAGAATCCTGACATCAAGAAAGTCTTTGGAGACGTTCTCATAGCCCTTGATGAGCAAACTTACACTCATCCCAAATTAATGGGTTTGGATGAAAATCAGCTCATGGGCAAACTCAACGAATTCGTCAAGGAAAAGAG GTGTTTGATTGTTATTGATGATATATGGGACAAGAAGACCTGGAAATTAGTCAGATGTGCTCTGCAAGAAAGTAATTGTGGAAGTAGACTTGTGATCACTACACGCATTTCTGAAGTTGCCGCAAATGCTGATGAAGCTTACAAAATACAGCCACTTTCTCATGATAACTCTAAAAAATTATTGTACGCAAGAATAGTTGACGGTGAAGGGAAGTATTTCGATAGTCTTTCGGCTGAGACATGTGAAAGAATTTTGAAGAAATGTGGCGGCGTGCCACTTGCTATCATTACAATAGCTAGTTTGTTGGCTAGTAAACCAGGAGAGGACTGGTCTGAGGTCTACAACTCAATTGGTTTTGGGCATAAAGGCAATGATGACGTAGATAATACCAGAAGGATATTGTCTTTTAGCTACTATGATCTGCCTTCACATCTGAAGGCTTGCTTATTGTATCTAAGCGTATTTCCGGAAGATAGTATCATAGAGAAAAATAGTTTGATATGGATGTGGATAGCTGAAGGTTTCATCTCTGATGAACAAGCAGCAGATGCAGGTGTAAGATCATTATTTGAGCTCGGGGAGAGGTACTTTAATGAATTGATAAATAGAAACATGATCCAGGCACAGGAGACACAATATGAAGGGTACGTTGATGCCTGCTCGGTTCATGATATGGTTCTTGATCTGATACATCAATTGTCAAGTGAAGTAAATTTTGTCACTGTATTGAATGGTTGTGAGCGACAGAAACTTCAGCGGAACATTTCTCGCAGGTTAGCCCTACAGTGTGTTCAAGAGCACAGCTTTAGTCAGCTGGCTAATGTAGCTGTGGAGAAAGTGAGATCCATTTTTGCCGGTGAGTGTGATTTTGGTGCATTGTGTTCGCGCCTCCCATCTTTACGTGTAGTAGAAATGGTAGAATGTTCTGTTTACCAAGGCTGCAACAAAGATGTGTTGGATCATCTTGGGAGTTTACTTCACTTGAGGTACCTCAGAGTAGGGAGTATCCTTATCACTGAGCTGCCTAGGGAGGTAAGGTATCTGAGGTTTCTGCAAACACTGGATTTACGGAACAGCTGGATAGAGGAGCTGCCCGAGGAGGTGGGACTTCTGACGCAACTTGTTTGCCTACGATGTAGTAACCGGACAAGAGTGCCGGCTGGTTTGATCGGTAAGCTGACATCATTGAAAGAGCTGTGTGTATGGTGTGAAAAAGATGATACAATGCAGTTTGTGAATGAGCTAGGTCTGCTGAGGGAACTGAGGGTGCTCCAGGCTAATATTCGTGGTAGGATCAGTGAGAGCATCGGGAGTGCTTTGCTGGACTCCCTGAGCCATCTGCACAATATCCAGGAACTTGAAATTTGGGGCACATGTACAGGTAAGGACTGGCACTGGCAGAGCGTCAATGCAGGATCGATCTCCTGTCGGCATCTCCGTTTCCTTCGTTTGCACTGCTTTGTGTTCTCTAGACTGCCAGTGTGGATTAACTCGTCGCTTGCTCCAAACCTATGCTATCTGGATCTGCTAGTGGTAGCTGTGGAAGACCAGGACATGGAAACCCTTGCCAAGTTGCCAGAGCTTAGTTGCCTCATACTGCATTTGACTGGCACCAAATTAGTTAGCATAAAGCTTCGTGCTGAAGGTGTTGGCTACTTCCGCAGGTTGAGATTCTTAAAGACACTCGGTTCATTTATCAGGTTTGATGTGCGTGGCAGCGAGTGCAACAGCAGCAGGGTACCATCTAATAATACTATCATGCCAGGTCTTGAATTCCTTGAGTTTGGTGTCCATGTGCGGTCCCTAAAAGACGAGAAGCTGCAGCTTGGTTTTGACAAGATGCTTGGCTTCCAGAACCTCGGAACAAGTTCGCTCCAGCGAGTCAAAGCCGAAGTGAACTGTGAAGGTGCCCGTACTTGGGATGTGGTGGAAGCAGAGGCTGCATTGGAGCACGCGGCCGCAGTCCATCCAAAACATCCCACCCTTCTAACCAACAGGGTAGACCCACAGTGTAGGAACTCACGCTACCAAGCG GCATGTATGGAAATAAGCAAAGCCCCTGAGTTAGTAACCAAGGCCTGGAAGTTGGTGGACATCGTTGGCTCAGGACAAATTCAAATACTGCGTATGCCAGATCCGACCACATCTTCAAGCAAA GTTATGCGCTTGTTGTACACAGATAATGGGCTGGTACTTTTGGCTCACAGCTCCAATGCTGTTCATAAGCTGTGGAAATGGAAGCACAGGGACAAGAATCCACGTGGCAAG TCATCCAAATTTGTTCCACCTGTACTATGGCAACCGGTAAGAGGCATTCCAATGACAAACGACACCATTGATGGCAATGACCCTAAAGAAGCAACAGCCTGCACTGCACTATCCAAAAATGATAGCTATCTAATTACTGCTTCTGGTGGCAAAGTCTCATTGCTCAACATAATGACATTCAAG GTCATGACTACTTTCATGGAACCTCCACCTGCTGCAACTTTCCTTGCATTCTACCCGTTAGACAATAACATCATAGCTATTGGAAGGGAGGACTCTTCAATTCAAATCTACAATGTCCGTATAGACGAA GTTAAAATTGTGCTCACGGGTCATCACAAAAAGATAACTGGACTAGCATTTTCGCAATCAATGGAGGTGCTTGTATCTTCAGGTGCTGATGCTCAG CTATGTGTTTGGAGCATTGATGGTTGGGAGAAGAAGAAATCAAGATACATCAAACATCCATCTAATGGTTCTGGTGCTTTAGTTGGTGATACAGTGGTGCAGTTTCACTATGATGGAACGCATCTTTTAGTAGTTCATGAGAGTCAGTTGGCGATCTATGATTGGCAATTGGAATGCTTGTGCTCG TGGTTCCCAAGAGATGCACCCCCTTCCCCAATTTCAAGTGCGGTATACTCACTTGGTTGTTTGTTGGTCTATGCTGGATTTCGTGATGGTGCAATTGGAATATTCGATGCAGAATCTCTTACGTTAAAGTGCAGGATAGCACCCTCTGCCTACATACCATCTTCAATATCCAG GGATGGTGAAACTGTCTATCCCACAGTTGTCGCTACGCATCcgtggaagccaaaccagattgCAGTGGGCATGAGCGATGGTGCAGTTCTTGTGCTGGAGCCGTTGGATACAGACGACGTACAAGTGGGGAGCGACGTCACCTAA